One stretch of Prosthecobacter debontii DNA includes these proteins:
- a CDS encoding SNF2-related protein has product MSTPYHAKYLAHELTKRCPSDSVQKLAASLADAQVDLNPHQIDAALFAFRSPLSRGAILADEVGLGKTIEAGILLSQKWAERKRRLLIIVPANLRKQWSQELADKFFLPSIILEAKSFNQFIKQGNLNPLDQPSIVICSYHFARAKDSYLKQVSWDLVIIDEAHRLRNVYKPTNRIANAIKAAVAHAPKVLLTATPLQNSLQELYGLVSIIDDYTFGDIKSFKSQFASLRNDDDFRSLRERLKQVCQRTLRRQVLEYIKYTNRIPITQEFYPTQEEQELYDLVSDYLQADQLYALPSSRRQLMTMIVRKLLASSTFAISGTLEALAARLEAAAVQNAPAEVAQCDPGEVAPDYDTVDETEEEWTDEEEKQAEKAAYTAEDLARIKNEVALLRRFTALAKSIQKNSKGESLLQALSAGFSAATEAQRRGSAPTLNAKAIIFTESTRTQSYLLQLLEGAGYKGRVVLFNGTNSDQRSKQIYRNWIERHKGTDRVTGSPSADMRAALVDCFRDEAIIMIATEAAAEGINLQFCNLVVNYDLPWNPQRIEQRIGRCHRYGQKYDVVVVNFLNKSNAADQRVYQLLRDKFKLFDGVFGASDEVLGSIESGVDFEKRIASIYQTCRTPEQIDFNFNQLQQELEGQIDERISQTRQQLLENFDEEVQEKLRVGKARAEETLSRFEQWLWQITRFYLRDHAQFADEGHSFQLVQNPFPEERIHPGPYRTGKNVEDANLYRVGHPLAQRIIESCQKLETPDAEVVFSASGRNIAALDALKGKSGWLSACVLTVSAFETEDHLLLAGRTDDGELVGQDQLQRLFSLPAQSVTAVTSDESATLALRAELERHKKAILVNLSEKNGKFFEEELEKLDRWGEDQRNSLKTRLKELEDQIKEAKRSSRLAANLPEKLALEREKRNLDTKRDEAWKEYEEAAKAIEAKKDSLIDEVERRLGQQVQFKSLFNLKWRLA; this is encoded by the coding sequence ATGAGCACTCCGTATCACGCCAAATACCTAGCCCACGAGCTGACAAAACGCTGCCCCTCAGACAGTGTTCAAAAGCTCGCTGCCTCGCTGGCAGATGCGCAGGTTGATCTAAACCCCCACCAGATTGACGCAGCGCTGTTCGCCTTTCGTTCACCTCTGTCGAGAGGGGCAATTCTCGCTGACGAGGTAGGGCTGGGGAAGACGATTGAAGCGGGAATTCTCCTTTCGCAGAAGTGGGCGGAGAGAAAGCGGAGGTTGCTGATTATTGTCCCGGCGAACCTGCGCAAACAGTGGAGCCAAGAGCTTGCCGACAAGTTCTTTCTCCCGTCGATTATTCTCGAAGCCAAGTCGTTCAACCAGTTCATTAAGCAGGGGAACCTAAACCCCCTCGACCAGCCTTCGATTGTCATCTGCTCCTATCACTTCGCCCGCGCAAAAGACTCCTACCTGAAGCAGGTGAGCTGGGACTTGGTAATCATCGACGAAGCGCATCGTCTGCGGAATGTGTACAAACCGACCAACCGTATTGCGAACGCGATCAAGGCTGCGGTAGCGCACGCACCCAAGGTGCTTTTGACGGCCACGCCGCTCCAAAACTCACTCCAAGAGCTATATGGCCTCGTGAGCATAATCGACGACTACACCTTCGGTGACATTAAGAGCTTCAAGTCGCAGTTCGCCAGCCTGCGGAATGATGACGACTTCAGATCGCTACGCGAGCGGCTGAAGCAGGTCTGCCAGCGCACGCTCAGGCGGCAGGTGCTCGAATACATCAAATATACAAACCGGATTCCGATCACTCAGGAGTTCTATCCGACTCAGGAAGAGCAGGAACTTTACGACCTCGTTTCGGACTACCTTCAGGCTGATCAGCTCTACGCTCTTCCGTCCAGCCGCAGGCAGCTCATGACCATGATTGTTCGCAAGCTGCTAGCATCATCGACCTTCGCTATTTCAGGGACGCTAGAAGCGTTGGCCGCAAGACTCGAAGCTGCCGCAGTTCAAAACGCCCCCGCAGAGGTTGCCCAATGTGATCCTGGAGAAGTGGCTCCTGACTACGATACGGTGGATGAGACTGAGGAAGAGTGGACGGACGAAGAGGAAAAGCAGGCAGAGAAAGCCGCTTACACAGCCGAAGACCTGGCGCGAATCAAAAATGAGGTTGCCTTGCTCAGGCGCTTCACCGCGCTAGCAAAGTCCATTCAAAAGAACTCGAAGGGGGAGTCGCTGCTCCAAGCGCTGAGCGCGGGCTTCAGCGCTGCCACCGAAGCGCAGCGACGAGGTTCTGCGCCCACGCTGAATGCCAAGGCCATTATTTTCACTGAGTCAACCCGGACGCAGAGTTACCTGCTCCAGCTCTTGGAGGGGGCGGGGTACAAGGGGCGTGTTGTTTTGTTCAACGGCACGAATAGCGATCAGCGTTCAAAGCAAATTTATCGAAACTGGATCGAGCGGCATAAGGGCACTGACCGGGTGACAGGCTCACCGAGCGCCGATATGCGAGCTGCTCTCGTCGATTGCTTCCGCGATGAAGCCATCATTATGATCGCCACCGAAGCAGCGGCGGAAGGAATCAATCTTCAGTTCTGCAACTTGGTGGTGAACTACGACCTCCCCTGGAATCCCCAAAGGATCGAGCAGCGCATTGGGCGCTGCCACAGGTACGGCCAAAAGTACGATGTCGTGGTGGTGAACTTTCTCAACAAGAGCAACGCGGCAGACCAGCGCGTTTACCAGCTTCTCAGGGATAAGTTCAAGCTCTTTGATGGCGTGTTCGGAGCCAGTGATGAAGTGCTGGGAAGCATCGAGTCAGGCGTCGATTTCGAAAAAAGGATCGCATCGATTTACCAGACCTGCCGGACACCGGAGCAGATCGATTTTAACTTCAACCAGCTCCAGCAAGAACTCGAAGGTCAAATCGACGAGCGAATCAGCCAGACACGGCAGCAACTCTTGGAGAACTTCGATGAAGAGGTTCAAGAGAAGCTGCGTGTTGGCAAAGCGAGAGCGGAAGAAACCCTGTCTCGTTTTGAGCAGTGGCTCTGGCAAATCACGCGCTTTTACCTGCGCGACCATGCGCAGTTCGCAGACGAAGGGCACTCGTTCCAGTTGGTGCAAAATCCCTTCCCAGAAGAGCGGATTCATCCCGGCCCGTATCGCACTGGAAAGAATGTTGAAGACGCCAACCTCTACCGAGTTGGGCACCCTCTCGCGCAGCGAATCATTGAGTCCTGCCAAAAGCTGGAAACTCCGGACGCGGAGGTGGTTTTCTCAGCCAGCGGACGGAACATCGCCGCGCTCGACGCGCTGAAAGGCAAATCTGGGTGGTTGTCTGCCTGCGTGCTTACCGTCTCCGCATTTGAAACGGAAGATCATCTCTTGTTAGCGGGGCGCACAGATGATGGGGAGTTGGTGGGGCAAGACCAGCTCCAGAGATTGTTCTCGCTGCCGGCACAATCGGTAACAGCAGTTACGTCTGACGAATCAGCGACACTGGCCCTGCGTGCAGAGTTGGAGCGGCACAAGAAGGCCATACTAGTGAATCTCAGCGAGAAGAACGGCAAGTTTTTCGAGGAAGAGCTAGAGAAGCTGGATCGGTGGGGAGAAGATCAGCGAAACTCTCTCAAGACTCGCCTGAAGGAACTTGAGGATCAAATCAAGGAGGCAAAGCGTTCGTCACGGCTCGCCGCGAACCTTCCCGAAAAGCTGGCCCTTGAGCGCGAGAAGCGAAACCTCGACACAAAGCGAGATGAGGCTTGGAAAGAATACGAAGAGGCCGCAAAGGCTATTGAAGCGAAAAAGGACTCTCTGATTGATGAGGTCGAGCGTCGGCTGGGCCAGCAAGTTCAATTTAAATCGTTGTTTAACCTCAAATGGAGACTCGCTTAA
- a CDS encoding AAA family ATPase, which produces MKIDRIAKIKRHRIFRDFTWPTSGLDDFSRFNLIYGWNGAGKTTISNLFRAVEKREAITEGEVQFVFDGAAYAGDALASTPALPKVRVFNRDYVNASVFRRDTDQVVPIFVLGEDSVEKQKEVERLRAALADHQKNYLVAEAALNSATKSLEGFCQARAKAVKDLIGNDASSSYRNYERSRFRQKAEALLVGGNASAFQIDDDARTKLIQRQQDKSKPKIPLVSASISDREHLLREVREALKTSVVSAVINDLANKPDVATWVEKGLHIHSTSDATGLCNFCGQRIPPNRIEELNGHFNDKFRELNLLLDRLCERIDRDRATLRALRLPDAAALYTDLVESYKTAELRVNRAAVRREAVLVALVSAINQKKLRPFETIEFTPESERESPATDEGRESFEDSVAVLNQLLEKHNTETDAFDLSVAEARNKLESHEVADALQDYADRVKTLSDAETERSKLQALISSADSQITAIEKEIAEHVRPAEELNQELRSYLGRDELQFHPEKTGYTITRSGVPAQNLSEGEKTAVAFLHFLKSLQGKDFQIANDVVVIDDPVSSLDANALYCAFGFMKERCKDAGQLFVLTHNFSFFQQVKDWFDNLRGPDKRKHQRYLLETRNSSTEGRTAEIKALDSLLNDYQSEYHFVFVRVYQEANNSHPVLDLASVYGMPNMARKLLESFLAFRQPGDTDTLHAKIGRTTGLDPALKARMYRFLQTHSHADRIGEPGHDLSILSETRDILRNLLQLMALEDKPHYDAMELLAKTKLGLD; this is translated from the coding sequence ATGAAGATTGATCGAATAGCCAAAATCAAGAGACATCGAATTTTCCGAGACTTCACTTGGCCAACATCTGGCCTCGACGATTTCTCTCGATTCAACCTGATTTATGGCTGGAATGGGGCCGGCAAGACAACCATATCCAACCTGTTTAGGGCCGTTGAGAAACGAGAGGCAATCACTGAGGGGGAGGTTCAATTTGTTTTTGATGGCGCAGCATATGCGGGCGATGCGCTGGCCTCCACGCCTGCACTTCCAAAGGTTCGGGTGTTTAACCGCGACTATGTTAATGCCAGCGTGTTCCGGCGAGATACTGATCAAGTTGTGCCGATTTTTGTTCTTGGAGAAGACAGCGTAGAAAAACAGAAGGAAGTAGAGAGGCTGCGTGCCGCACTGGCTGACCATCAGAAAAATTATCTGGTGGCTGAAGCGGCCCTCAACTCAGCAACAAAGTCGCTGGAAGGCTTTTGTCAGGCTCGGGCAAAAGCAGTCAAAGACTTAATTGGAAATGACGCATCGAGCAGTTACCGCAACTATGAGCGGTCGCGTTTTCGCCAAAAGGCAGAAGCACTGTTGGTTGGGGGTAACGCATCAGCCTTCCAGATTGACGACGACGCTAGGACCAAGCTGATTCAAAGACAGCAGGATAAATCAAAACCCAAAATTCCATTGGTTTCCGCATCCATTTCTGACAGGGAACACCTGTTGAGGGAGGTGAGGGAGGCATTGAAAACATCAGTGGTTTCGGCTGTGATTAATGATCTGGCAAACAAGCCGGATGTTGCGACCTGGGTAGAGAAGGGTCTGCACATTCATTCAACCAGCGATGCCACTGGCCTCTGCAATTTCTGTGGGCAGCGCATCCCCCCCAATCGGATTGAGGAGCTTAACGGGCACTTCAACGATAAGTTCAGAGAGCTGAACCTGCTCCTTGATCGGCTCTGCGAAAGAATTGATCGGGACAGAGCAACGCTCCGCGCGCTGCGGTTGCCTGACGCCGCGGCTCTCTACACAGACTTAGTTGAATCATATAAAACGGCGGAGTTGCGGGTCAACCGAGCGGCTGTCCGGCGTGAAGCGGTGCTTGTTGCGCTGGTAAGCGCCATCAATCAAAAGAAGCTGCGGCCTTTTGAGACGATTGAATTCACCCCAGAGTCAGAGCGTGAAAGCCCCGCCACGGACGAGGGGCGTGAATCGTTTGAGGATTCAGTCGCTGTGTTAAACCAACTGCTAGAGAAGCACAACACAGAAACCGACGCTTTCGACCTCTCCGTCGCTGAGGCTAGGAACAAACTGGAATCCCACGAAGTAGCTGACGCGCTTCAGGATTATGCTGATCGCGTGAAGACATTAAGCGACGCAGAAACAGAACGCTCAAAACTACAGGCATTGATTTCCTCTGCGGACTCGCAGATAACGGCCATCGAGAAAGAAATTGCGGAGCATGTCAGGCCAGCGGAAGAGCTAAATCAGGAGTTGAGAAGTTATCTGGGGAGAGATGAATTGCAGTTTCATCCAGAAAAAACCGGCTACACCATTACACGCTCTGGAGTGCCCGCTCAAAATCTCAGCGAGGGGGAGAAGACGGCTGTGGCGTTTCTACACTTTTTGAAGTCTCTTCAGGGTAAGGATTTTCAAATCGCGAATGATGTTGTTGTCATTGACGACCCGGTTTCGAGCCTGGACGCTAATGCCCTTTATTGCGCCTTCGGATTTATGAAGGAACGCTGCAAAGATGCAGGACAGCTTTTCGTGCTGACACACAATTTTTCGTTCTTTCAGCAAGTAAAAGATTGGTTCGATAATCTGCGCGGGCCGGACAAGCGCAAGCATCAGCGCTATCTTCTTGAGACGCGTAATTCATCCACGGAGGGTAGAACCGCTGAAATCAAAGCACTCGACTCACTGCTAAACGATTATCAGTCTGAGTACCATTTTGTGTTCGTCCGCGTTTATCAAGAAGCCAATAACTCACACCCGGTACTCGATCTCGCTAGCGTTTACGGAATGCCAAATATGGCGAGAAAGTTGCTAGAGTCCTTCTTGGCATTCCGCCAGCCGGGCGATACCGATACATTGCACGCGAAAATCGGGCGCACGACTGGCCTTGATCCCGCGCTGAAGGCCAGAATGTATCGCTTTTTGCAGACACATTCTCACGCCGACCGCATCGGCGAACCTGGGCATGATCTATCCATTCTGTCAGAGACCCGAGACATTCTGCGCAACTTGCTCCAACTGATGGCGCTAGAGGACAAACCTCACTATGACGCCATGGAACTACTCGCCAAGACCAAGCTGGGCCTTGACTGA
- a CDS encoding site-specific DNA-methyltransferase — protein MPEQPEKLDISSLNMVDFNRTSLKELFPEVFTENGKIDFDRLKLTLGESIDSGKERFGLVWPGKADCFKTIQQMSTGALLPQREESVDFDRSENLILEGDNLEVLKLLQKAYLRRVKMIYIDPPYNTGGDFIYPDNFSESLQTYLEFTGQTDGEGKKLSTNTESDGRFHSKWLNMMYPRLFLARNLLREDGVIFISIDDHEVDNLRKLCNEIFGEENFLGCIVWQKKYAPANDTIDLSTSHDYILAYAKTRPVDASGNIVALLAREERTEDMNKAYTNPDNDKRGAWKPGDYTCNKSADERPNLYYPITQPLTGEEIWPKKSRVWAYSKDQHEKNVADGRLWWGKEGNNKVPAYKRFLTDVGGVVAQTVWLWDEVGHNDEAKKEVQSLFPDAPDAFETPKPTRLIRKLLSLGAPGSDDIVLDFFGGSGTTAHAVLERNRDENISNKFILVQLPEPTGRKEFVTIADLTRERVRRVIKRLSNEGEGLLDLSSKAKKDLGFRAFRLQSSSFNLWQASASDGETGLAKQLELHVSHVAPGRSQDALLFEILLKSGFPITTQVETKSINEQSIHCVADGALVVCLEKSILPETIKHIADLRPERVVCLDEGFGGNDQLKTNAVQTMKAKGVTSFRTV, from the coding sequence ATGCCAGAACAACCCGAAAAACTCGATATTTCCTCCCTCAATATGGTGGATTTTAACCGCACCAGTCTCAAAGAGCTTTTCCCAGAAGTATTCACGGAGAATGGAAAAATCGACTTTGATCGACTCAAGCTCACCCTCGGAGAAAGCATTGATTCGGGGAAAGAACGCTTTGGCTTGGTTTGGCCCGGTAAGGCGGATTGCTTCAAGACAATCCAGCAGATGAGTACAGGGGCATTGCTACCTCAACGAGAAGAATCTGTCGATTTTGATAGAAGCGAGAACCTGATTCTCGAAGGCGACAATCTTGAGGTATTGAAGCTTCTCCAAAAAGCATATCTGCGGCGGGTTAAAATGATCTACATTGACCCCCCATACAACACGGGCGGTGATTTTATCTACCCAGACAATTTCTCGGAAAGCCTCCAGACTTACCTGGAGTTTACGGGTCAAACTGACGGCGAGGGAAAGAAGCTGAGCACCAACACTGAGTCTGACGGTCGATTCCATTCCAAGTGGCTAAATATGATGTATCCACGCCTGTTTCTGGCGCGGAACTTACTGCGGGAAGACGGTGTGATCTTCATCAGTATTGACGATCACGAGGTCGATAACCTGAGAAAGCTATGCAATGAAATTTTCGGGGAGGAGAATTTTCTTGGCTGCATTGTTTGGCAGAAAAAGTACGCTCCCGCGAACGACACTATCGATCTCAGTACCTCACACGACTACATACTCGCTTACGCGAAGACAAGACCTGTGGACGCGTCAGGAAATATCGTCGCCCTGCTAGCGCGAGAGGAGCGAACTGAAGACATGAACAAGGCCTACACGAACCCCGACAACGATAAGCGTGGCGCGTGGAAGCCGGGTGACTATACCTGCAACAAGTCGGCTGACGAGAGGCCAAACCTCTACTACCCAATCACCCAGCCGCTAACAGGTGAGGAGATTTGGCCAAAGAAGTCGCGCGTCTGGGCATACAGCAAAGATCAGCATGAAAAGAATGTCGCAGACGGTCGGCTGTGGTGGGGAAAGGAGGGCAACAACAAGGTTCCTGCCTACAAGCGCTTCCTCACCGATGTTGGAGGCGTTGTGGCCCAAACCGTTTGGCTTTGGGATGAGGTTGGTCACAACGATGAAGCGAAGAAGGAGGTGCAATCTCTTTTCCCGGACGCACCTGATGCCTTTGAAACACCGAAGCCGACCCGTTTGATCCGAAAATTACTCAGTCTGGGAGCGCCCGGCAGCGATGACATTGTCCTCGATTTCTTTGGTGGAAGCGGCACTACGGCTCACGCGGTCTTGGAGCGAAATCGGGACGAAAACATCAGTAACAAATTCATTCTTGTTCAGTTACCCGAACCGACTGGACGCAAAGAGTTTGTCACGATTGCCGACCTCACGAGAGAGCGTGTCAGAAGGGTCATCAAGAGGCTCAGTAATGAGGGCGAAGGGCTTTTGGATTTGTCTTCTAAAGCTAAAAAAGACCTCGGATTTAGGGCGTTCCGACTTCAATCTTCGAGCTTCAATCTCTGGCAAGCATCAGCAAGCGACGGCGAGACGGGGCTAGCTAAGCAATTAGAGCTGCATGTTTCGCATGTCGCCCCTGGGCGGTCTCAAGATGCCTTACTTTTTGAGATCTTGTTGAAGTCGGGTTTCCCGATCACAACTCAAGTTGAGACAAAATCGATCAACGAGCAGAGCATCCATTGTGTCGCTGACGGTGCTCTGGTTGTGTGCCTCGAAAAAAGCATACTGCCTGAGACCATCAAGCACATCGCTGATCTCAGGCCGGAGCGAGTTGTCTGCCTTGACGAAGGCTTTGGCGGGAACGATCAGCTCAAGACGAACGCCGTCCAGACGATGAAGGCAAAAGGAGTAACCAGCTTCCGCACGGTATGA
- a CDS encoding type III restriction-modification system endonuclease has protein sequence MKLQFDAKQEYQRQAVEAVVNLFDGQPLAQGDFEIAFSTEGQALFSGQTQTELGVGNRLLLDRETLLKNLQEVQVQNDLDTDSALLPVTGEASAPLNFSVEMETGTGKTYVYLRTIFELNKTYGFKKFIIVVPSVAIREGVLKNLEITNDHFRALYNNVPAEHFVYDAKRVNRLRQFALSNQIQILVINIDAFRKNFTGTADENKSNVIYKESDKLSGRQPIEFVQATNPIVIIDEPQSVDGTEKAQEAIRALNPLCTLRYSATHRNPYNLVHKLDPIRAYELRLVKQIIVASVTGDGAQNEAYVKLLKVDNTKGIKAQVEIDVQQADGPKRKKVAVKHGDDLHIKSNERAQYASGYEITEINAEPGNEFIQFSSGKRVSLGAELGGIRDDLWRVQIEKTVRKHLEKEKQLQGRGIKVLSLFFIDKVANYRAYDGQGQPVKGKFALAFEEAYKRLTSEGPLKDLLPWPVEQLHNGYFAQDKKGILKDTNGSTQADDDVYNLIMKEKERLLAADEPLRFIFSHSALREGWDNPNVFQICTLNETQSATKKRQEIGRGLRLPVNQEGERVFDENINKLIVVANESYEDFARTLQTEYEVDCGVTFGKVPKLAFAKLQVLEGDETKPLGRDASEVIWSSLVAKGILDDKGKILPAFNPKAPGFDLGLPAEHASHRAEIIEVLASYQIERHIKRDEDGKPLVFKKALALDPEFQELWKRIKSKTTYSVEYSTEVLVKNASAAIKEMERVQPVRIRYTEAGLGLENKGVTSTVLRESGETVEYRGALPDIIAYLQGETELTRATLARILKESGRLAEFLVNPQKFMDQVASILKRELNRLIIDGIKYERISDEEFSMRLFEEEEIVGYLHNRLEVQKSVYDAVVYDSEVEREFAEKLDKREDVKLFVKLPHWFLIETPIGKYNPDWAILKHDDSILYLVRETKGTKDFEKLRNSEAEKIRCGRRHFEALSVDFSVVTSASEI, from the coding sequence ATGAAGCTCCAGTTTGACGCAAAGCAAGAGTACCAACGGCAGGCTGTTGAAGCTGTCGTAAATCTTTTCGACGGCCAGCCTTTAGCTCAAGGCGATTTTGAAATCGCTTTTAGCACCGAAGGGCAAGCCCTTTTTAGCGGTCAGACGCAGACGGAGCTTGGCGTAGGGAATCGGTTGCTGCTCGATCGCGAGACGCTGCTGAAAAATCTCCAAGAGGTTCAAGTGCAGAATGACCTCGATACGGATAGCGCGTTGCTTCCCGTCACGGGGGAGGCTTCTGCACCGCTCAACTTCTCGGTCGAGATGGAAACGGGCACTGGCAAAACTTATGTCTATCTCCGAACTATTTTTGAACTGAACAAGACCTACGGCTTCAAGAAGTTCATAATAGTGGTGCCAAGCGTGGCGATTCGTGAGGGTGTGCTCAAAAATCTGGAGATCACCAACGATCACTTCAGGGCGCTCTACAACAATGTTCCCGCAGAGCATTTTGTTTACGACGCGAAGCGAGTAAATCGGCTTCGCCAGTTCGCTTTGAGCAACCAGATTCAAATTCTGGTGATCAACATTGATGCGTTCCGCAAGAACTTCACCGGGACGGCAGACGAGAACAAGAGCAATGTCATTTACAAGGAGAGCGACAAGCTTTCAGGGCGACAGCCAATCGAGTTTGTCCAGGCGACCAACCCCATCGTCATCATTGACGAACCGCAGAGCGTAGATGGCACCGAGAAGGCGCAAGAGGCTATTCGTGCCCTGAACCCGCTCTGCACACTTCGCTACTCAGCCACTCACCGCAATCCGTACAACCTTGTTCACAAGCTCGACCCGATCAGGGCTTACGAGCTGCGTCTGGTGAAGCAGATTATCGTCGCCAGCGTCACGGGCGATGGGGCGCAGAACGAGGCGTATGTGAAGCTGCTCAAAGTTGACAACACAAAGGGAATCAAAGCTCAGGTCGAGATTGATGTTCAGCAGGCCGATGGGCCAAAGCGCAAGAAGGTCGCCGTGAAGCATGGCGACGATCTGCACATCAAGTCGAACGAGCGGGCGCAATACGCCTCGGGATACGAAATCACCGAAATCAATGCCGAGCCGGGCAATGAGTTCATTCAGTTCAGCAGCGGCAAGCGAGTTTCCTTGGGGGCAGAGCTTGGCGGTATTCGAGACGACCTGTGGCGAGTTCAGATTGAGAAGACTGTTCGCAAGCACCTTGAGAAGGAGAAGCAGCTCCAAGGACGGGGCATCAAGGTTCTATCCCTTTTCTTCATCGACAAGGTGGCAAACTACCGCGCATACGACGGGCAGGGTCAGCCTGTCAAAGGCAAGTTCGCGCTGGCCTTTGAAGAGGCATACAAACGGCTCACCTCCGAGGGGCCGCTCAAAGACTTGCTCCCGTGGCCTGTTGAGCAGCTTCACAACGGTTACTTCGCCCAAGACAAAAAGGGCATCCTCAAGGACACGAACGGAAGCACACAGGCTGACGATGATGTTTACAACCTCATCATGAAGGAGAAAGAGCGCCTGCTGGCCGCTGACGAGCCGCTGCGCTTCATTTTCAGCCACTCCGCGCTTCGCGAGGGTTGGGACAACCCCAATGTGTTCCAGATTTGCACGCTGAACGAAACGCAGTCGGCGACGAAGAAGCGGCAGGAGATCGGTCGAGGACTCCGGCTCCCGGTCAACCAAGAGGGCGAGCGGGTGTTCGACGAGAACATCAACAAGCTCATTGTCGTGGCGAACGAGAGCTATGAGGATTTTGCGCGGACGCTTCAGACTGAGTACGAAGTCGATTGCGGCGTCACATTCGGGAAAGTGCCAAAACTCGCCTTCGCGAAGCTTCAGGTGCTAGAGGGCGACGAAACAAAGCCGCTCGGGCGTGACGCTTCTGAGGTGATCTGGTCTTCGCTCGTGGCGAAGGGCATCCTCGACGACAAGGGGAAAATACTCCCGGCCTTCAACCCGAAAGCGCCCGGCTTTGATCTGGGGCTGCCAGCGGAACACGCTTCGCACCGCGCCGAAATCATCGAGGTGCTAGCGAGCTACCAAATCGAACGCCACATCAAGCGAGACGAGGACGGGAAGCCGCTCGTGTTCAAAAAAGCGCTCGCGCTCGACCCGGAGTTCCAGGAGCTTTGGAAGCGCATCAAATCGAAGACCACCTATTCGGTCGAATATTCGACCGAAGTGCTGGTGAAGAATGCGTCGGCAGCCATCAAAGAGATGGAGCGCGTTCAGCCGGTCCGCATTCGCTATACAGAGGCGGGCCTTGGGCTTGAGAACAAGGGGGTCACCTCAACCGTCCTGCGCGAGTCGGGAGAAACCGTCGAGTATCGCGGTGCGCTGCCGGACATCATCGCCTACCTTCAGGGTGAAACAGAACTGACCCGCGCCACGCTGGCGAGAATTCTGAAGGAGTCCGGGCGACTCGCGGAGTTTCTGGTCAATCCGCAAAAGTTCATGGACCAGGTTGCCTCGATTCTGAAGCGAGAGCTGAACCGGCTGATCATCGACGGCATCAAGTACGAGCGAATCTCAGACGAGGAGTTCAGCATGAGGCTGTTCGAGGAGGAAGAGATTGTCGGCTACCTCCACAACCGTCTGGAGGTTCAAAAGTCAGTCTATGACGCGGTTGTTTACGATTCGGAGGTGGAGCGTGAGTTTGCCGAAAAACTCGACAAGCGGGAGGATGTGAAGTTGTTCGTGAAGCTGCCTCACTGGTTCCTTATCGAGACGCCCATCGGCAAGTACAACCCGGATTGGGCCATCTTGAAGCACGATGATTCTATTCTATACCTCGTGCGCGAAACCAAGGGCACCAAGGATTTCGAGAAGCTGAGGAACAGTGAAGCCGAGAAAATCCGCTGCGGACGCCGACACTTCGAGGCGCTTTCGGTGGACTTCTCGGTGGTCACCTCGGCGAGCGAGATTTAG